Proteins co-encoded in one Prunus persica cultivar Lovell chromosome G6, Prunus_persica_NCBIv2, whole genome shotgun sequence genomic window:
- the LOC18774587 gene encoding factor of DNA methylation 5 — translation MDIAKLKQNVRDHLEKVFLEQDKALAKSEVQKNENKKKLEHIEAQKKELMKKLEQSEAKKNELQEKHAQSEAQKKELQKKHEQSEAQKKELQKKHEQSEAQKKELQKKHEQSEAQKKELQKKFEQSESHNKDLQKNLDHSEAQKKELQKKLEQSEAQKNGLQFRKQREIQLMKQMYGETVLEKRMADEKMIEKKKENEKLHRKIIELEKLCDQDKDQAEVKDGKQEKTDEDDEDEDEDQEQDQDEDQEQDPDEVNDDDGNEKMKKIRKKLKETEEELEYAEAHNHKLIAKESELEEARKELISGWDSASRAFIGVKRMGELESKPFQTVCKRKYPMDEADDQAAALCSLWESYLRDSCWKPFKTIRVAFRQQPKITIDEGDEKLKKLKDEFGDEVYNAVTTALLESKEYNSHHWRCTVSELWNFKQGRRASLKEGVSYLLKQLKLQKRRRSS, via the exons ATGGATATTG CAAAGTTGAAACAAAATGTGCGTGACCACCTGGAGAAGGTATTCTTGGAGCAGGATAAAGCCTTAGCCAAATCTGAAGttcaaaagaatgaaaataagaaaaagctTGAGCATATTGAGGCACAGAAGAAAGAGCTCATGAAAAAGCTTGAGCAGAGTGAAGCCAAGAAGAATGAACTACAGGAAAAGCATGCGCAAAGTGAAGCCCAGAAGAAGGAGCTTCAGAAAAAGCACGAGCAGAGTGAAGCCCAGAAGAAAGAGCTTCAGAAAAAGCATGAGCAAAGTGAGGCTCAGAAGAAAGAGCTTCAGAAAAAGCATGAGCAGAGTGAGGCTCAGAAGAAAGAGCTTCAGAAAAAGTTTGAGCAGAGTGAATCGcacaataaagatcttcagaAAAATCTTGATCACAGTGAAGCTCAGAAGAAAGAGCTTCAGAAAAAGCTTGAGCAAAGTGAAGCACAAAAGAATGGGCTTCAATTTCGTAAGCAGCGTGAGATACAACTAATGAAACAAATG TATGGGGAAACTGTCTTAGAGAAAAGGATGGCTGATGAAAAGATGATAGAGAAAAAG aaagaaaatgagaaacttcataggaaaataattgaattggaAAAGTTGTGTGATCAAGACAAGGATCAAGCTGAGGTTAAGGATGGCAAGCAGGAAAAAACAgatgaggatgatgaggatgaggatgaggaCCAAGAGCAGGATCAGGATGAGGACCAAGAGCAGGATCCGGATGAGGTTAACGATGATGATGGGAatgagaagatgaagaaaattcGAAAAAAGTTAAAGGAGACGGAAGAGGAGTTGGAATATGCTGAAGCTCATAACCATAAACTTATTGCGAAGGAGTCTGAATTAGAGGAGGCTCGTAAGGAGTTAATCTCT GGATGGGATTCAGCAAGTCGTGCTTTTATTGGCGTGAAGAGAATGGGAGAGCTTGAAAGCAAACCATTTCAAACTGTATGCAAGAGAAAATATCCTATGGATGAAGCAGATGACCAGGCAGCGGCACTATGTTCTCTGTGGGAGAGTTATCTTAGGGATTCTTGCTGGAAACCATTCAAAACTATAAGGGTAGCCTTTCGTCAACAACCGAAg ATAACTATTGATGAGGGAgatgaaaaactgaaaaaattaaaggacgagtttggtgatgaagtctacAATGCTGTGACAACTGCCTTGCTGGAATCGAAAGAGTATAATAGTCACCATTGGAGGTGTACAGTATCAGAATTATGGAACTTTAAACAAGGGAGGAGAGCATCATTAAAAGAGGGTGTCTCGTATTTACTGAAGCAGTTGAAACTGCAGAAAAGGAGAAGATCAAGCTGA